One genomic region from Sinorhizobium numidicum encodes:
- a CDS encoding response regulator transcription factor, giving the protein MRILLIEDDEALGSAVREHTVTEGHAADWVKDLSQAREYARSVAYQLTLLDIHLPDGNGIDYLREMRKRLDSTPVIILTARDQISDRIEGLNAGADDYLLKPFDLGELSARIYAVARRHGHFPEPIYSLGTLAIQSAARRLDRHGQAVYLTAREWAVLDCLLRRPGTIVSKGEIEDALYSFGSEIESNTVEVYVSRLRKKIGGDVIATVRGLGYRLVVT; this is encoded by the coding sequence ATGCGAATATTGCTAATTGAAGACGACGAGGCCCTTGGCAGTGCGGTACGCGAACATACGGTGACTGAGGGCCACGCCGCCGATTGGGTCAAAGACCTGTCCCAAGCGCGGGAATACGCACGTTCGGTCGCCTACCAGCTTACCCTTCTTGACATTCACCTGCCTGACGGTAACGGCATCGACTACCTGCGGGAGATGAGAAAGCGGCTTGATTCGACACCGGTCATCATCCTGACGGCTCGTGATCAGATCTCAGATCGTATCGAGGGGCTCAACGCAGGAGCCGACGACTATTTGCTCAAGCCGTTTGATCTCGGCGAACTCTCCGCCCGCATTTACGCTGTGGCGCGTCGCCATGGGCACTTCCCCGAGCCGATATATTCTCTCGGAACGCTGGCCATACAGTCGGCCGCGCGACGCCTCGACCGCCACGGGCAGGCCGTCTACTTGACTGCGCGCGAATGGGCGGTGCTCGACTGCCTTCTGCGCCGGCCCGGAACGATAGTTTCGAAGGGGGAGATCGAGGACGCGCTCTATTCTTTCGGTTCGGAGATCGAGAGCAACACAGTGGAGGTTTACGTCAGCCGGCTCCGCAAGAAGATCGGCGGGGACGTAATAGCGACCGTGCGTGGTCTCGGGTACAGGCTCGTGGTTACATGA
- the nifW gene encoding nitrogenase stabilizing/protective protein NifW, with product MSSCVGETVPIDVTDILARLKGLSAAEEFFEVLGISYDPKVLNVSRLHIMKRMGQYLAREDFSDLGDRTMAARARATLERAYEDFATSSPLARRVFKVLEDRDPAKAATPSRTFVPLDSLKPFGTW from the coding sequence ATGAGCAGTTGTGTCGGCGAGACCGTTCCCATTGATGTGACCGACATTCTTGCGCGGCTAAAGGGCTTGTCGGCTGCCGAGGAATTCTTCGAGGTCCTTGGCATCTCCTATGATCCGAAGGTGCTCAATGTTTCGCGGCTGCACATCATGAAGCGCATGGGGCAGTACCTGGCCCGGGAGGATTTTTCCGATCTCGGCGATAGGACGATGGCGGCCCGTGCGCGCGCCACACTCGAACGCGCTTACGAGGACTTTGCAACGTCGTCGCCGCTTGCGCGTAGAGTATTCAAGGTGCTCGAGGACCGCGATCCGGCTAAAGCCGCTACGCCCAGCCGCACCTTTGTACCCTTGGACTCCCTGAAGCCATTCGGGACTTGGTGA
- a CDS encoding HesB/IscA family protein, whose amino-acid sequence MITITEKAIVVVKDALCQAPQPANGLRIAVQVGGCAGLKYLVGLDNGPRERDALIETGGVKVFVDAGSQPHVAGLTVDFVAGSQSSGFIFDNPNTREKCACGKSFS is encoded by the coding sequence ATGATCACGATTACCGAAAAGGCCATCGTCGTAGTGAAGGATGCCCTTTGCCAGGCCCCGCAGCCGGCGAACGGCTTGCGCATCGCCGTCCAAGTGGGCGGTTGCGCCGGTCTCAAATACCTTGTGGGCCTGGACAACGGGCCTCGCGAGCGGGATGCTCTCATTGAGACGGGTGGAGTCAAGGTGTTCGTAGATGCAGGCTCCCAACCCCATGTCGCGGGCTTGACCGTAGATTTCGTCGCGGGCTCCCAGTCCTCCGGTTTTATCTTCGATAATCCCAATACGCGGGAGAAGTGCGCCTGCGGCAAGTCCTTCAGCTGA
- a CDS encoding transposase, which produces MLDGAGCRSAQDLILPDNLTLLHLPRYAPELNPIKNIWDVSPQEQARRHRLRRLRRHH; this is translated from the coding sequence GTGCTCGACGGGGCAGGCTGTCGTAGCGCGCAGGATCTCATCCTACCCGACAACCTCACGCTTCTGCACCTGCCGCGCTACGCGCCCGAGCTCAATCCGATTAAGAACATCTGGGATGTATCCCCGCAAGAACAAGCTCGCCGTCACCGTCTTAGGCGGCTGCGACGACATCATTGA
- the nifS gene encoding cysteine desulfurase NifS: protein MRPIYLDNNATTRVDAEVFQGMLPFFIDQFGNASSMHDIGAAAGKAIKTARRKLQALIGAKFDHEITFTSGGTESDNAAILSGLEVNPERTEIVTSPVEHPAVRTLCAHLEKTCCVKVHRIPVDRYGRLDFDAYRAALTHRVAIVSIIWANNETGTIFPVAKLAEMAKAVGKLPIDLKSTAIDMLSLSGHKLHGPKGVGALYIRRGVPFHTLIKGGRQERDRRAGTENTPGIVGLGKAAELALQYMDKENKRVKSLRDRLEKGLLERIPKSFVTGDPLARLPNTTNVAFDRVDGEAIQSLLNHHGIACSSGSACTSGSLVRSHVLRAMNIPHTAALGAVRFSFSRYNLEEEVDRVLEVTPEIVKKLRDSFPISAG from the coding sequence TTGAGGCCTATCTATCTTGACAACAACGCAACTACGCGAGTCGATGCCGAAGTTTTTCAAGGGATGCTGCCGTTCTTTATCGATCAGTTTGGCAATGCTTCATCGATGCATGATATTGGCGCCGCTGCGGGCAAAGCGATAAAGACGGCGCGCCGGAAGTTGCAAGCGCTGATCGGTGCGAAGTTCGACCACGAGATCACGTTCACCTCGGGCGGGACCGAAAGCGACAATGCGGCGATCCTTTCTGGGCTCGAGGTGAATCCCGAGCGCACGGAGATCGTCACTTCGCCGGTCGAGCATCCGGCGGTGCGGACGCTCTGCGCACATCTTGAGAAGACGTGTTGCGTGAAGGTCCACAGGATCCCGGTGGATCGTTATGGCCGTCTCGACTTTGACGCCTACCGGGCCGCTCTCACCCATCGGGTGGCAATCGTTTCGATCATATGGGCGAACAACGAGACTGGAACAATCTTCCCTGTCGCTAAGCTTGCTGAGATGGCCAAGGCCGTCGGCAAGCTTCCGATCGATCTGAAATCGACCGCAATCGACATGCTATCGCTCTCCGGCCACAAGCTACATGGGCCGAAGGGCGTCGGCGCCCTCTACATAAGACGCGGCGTGCCTTTTCACACACTGATCAAGGGGGGCCGCCAGGAGCGCGACCGACGCGCGGGCACAGAGAACACGCCCGGGATCGTTGGTTTGGGCAAGGCGGCCGAACTCGCCTTGCAGTACATGGACAAGGAAAACAAACGAGTAAAATCGCTGCGGGATCGATTGGAGAAAGGACTTCTGGAGCGCATCCCCAAGTCCTTCGTCACCGGCGATCCGCTGGCTCGGCTGCCGAATACCACAAATGTAGCCTTCGACCGCGTTGACGGTGAAGCCATACAGTCTCTGCTCAATCACCACGGCATCGCTTGTTCCTCTGGCTCCGCCTGCACCTCTGGCTCCCTGGTACGGAGCCATGTTCTAAGGGCTATGAACATTCCCCACACTGCGGCACTCGGAGCAGTTCGCTTCTCCTTTTCACGGTACAACCTCGAGGAGGAGGTAGATCGGGTGCTGGAAGTCACACCGGAAATCGTGAAGAAACTGCGCGACTCCTTTCCTATTTCGGCGGGGTAA
- a CDS encoding peroxiredoxin: MATNKRLPFVTFRTRVRDETVDGTNPYRWEDKTTDDYFGSKRVMLFSLPGAFTPTCSTYQLPDFEKLYDEFEKEGIEAVYCLSVNDAFVMNAWGKALKLEKVTLIPDGSGEFTRKMGMLVAKDNLGFGMRSWRYAAVVNDGVVEHWFEEEGLSDNCASDPYGVSSPQNILEALKCLRVASAP; encoded by the coding sequence ATGGCTACCAATAAAAGACTACCTTTCGTCACTTTTCGCACGCGTGTTCGCGATGAGACCGTGGACGGGACCAATCCGTATCGTTGGGAAGACAAAACAACCGATGATTACTTCGGCAGCAAGCGCGTAATGCTATTCTCGCTTCCCGGCGCCTTCACCCCGACCTGCTCGACTTATCAACTGCCCGATTTTGAAAAGCTCTATGATGAATTCGAAAAGGAAGGAATTGAAGCCGTCTACTGCCTCTCTGTCAATGATGCATTCGTGATGAATGCCTGGGGAAAGGCGTTGAAGCTGGAGAAGGTCACGCTCATTCCTGATGGTTCAGGCGAATTCACTCGTAAGATGGGCATGTTAGTCGCGAAGGATAATCTCGGCTTCGGCATGCGCTCCTGGCGCTATGCTGCCGTAGTCAATGATGGCGTGGTGGAACATTGGTTCGAGGAGGAAGGTCTCTCAGACAACTGCGCATCAGATCCCTACGGGGTCTCGTCGCCGCAGAACATTCTCGAAGCGCTGAAGTGTCTTAGGGTCGCGTCCGCCCCCTGA
- a CDS encoding cytochrome P450: MQSNPIPDHVPPGFVKDFNLFTSPGMAPTPNGDPHAAVACVHGGAPIFFSPHNTRDGRGTWVITRASDQRKVLQDLETFSSHRSIFSSALGESWPMIPLELGPPAHGVFRALLNPLFSPRRVEALERIVRQQASALTDRIARSRTSCDVMKDFAYPFTANVFLGFLGLSDSRSDMLLGRVSDLLHGNEVKRTAAAQSIVEFIDEVAAMRRKEPAADFMTFVVQAHIEGRSLANEEVRGIGVLFLVGGLDTVAAAIGFDLAYLARNLNDQELLRNEPDRIALAAEELLRAYSTVQMIRVATKDIDFEGAPIRKGDYVSCATMISNRDPAEFACPNTIDLARQDNHHTAFGYGPHLCLGAHLARREIVIGLDEFLARIPTFRIKDGTAPITHGGHVFGIQDLNLAWG; the protein is encoded by the coding sequence GTGCAGAGCAACCCCATTCCAGACCACGTTCCGCCCGGTTTTGTGAAGGACTTCAATCTCTTCACGTCGCCGGGCATGGCACCGACACCCAACGGAGACCCGCACGCAGCTGTGGCATGCGTCCATGGAGGCGCCCCGATCTTTTTTTCTCCCCATAACACGCGCGATGGACGGGGGACCTGGGTGATCACGCGCGCGAGTGACCAGCGCAAGGTGCTGCAAGACCTCGAGACCTTTTCCAGTCATCGCAGCATCTTCTCCTCCGCACTCGGCGAAAGTTGGCCAATGATCCCGCTCGAGCTCGGTCCACCGGCCCATGGTGTCTTTCGTGCGCTACTAAATCCGCTGTTCTCACCTAGGCGGGTGGAAGCGCTGGAGCGGATTGTCCGTCAGCAAGCGAGCGCGCTGACGGACCGGATCGCCCGATCGCGGACCAGCTGTGACGTCATGAAGGATTTTGCCTATCCATTCACAGCTAACGTTTTCCTTGGGTTTCTGGGGCTCTCGGATAGCCGATCCGACATGCTACTTGGCCGGGTAAGCGATTTGCTCCACGGCAACGAAGTCAAGCGAACGGCAGCGGCCCAATCGATCGTGGAGTTCATTGACGAAGTTGCAGCGATGCGCCGCAAGGAACCAGCCGCTGATTTCATGACCTTCGTCGTGCAGGCGCACATCGAGGGTCGCTCCTTAGCCAACGAGGAAGTCCGTGGCATCGGTGTACTCTTCTTGGTCGGGGGACTCGACACGGTCGCAGCCGCGATAGGCTTTGACTTGGCCTATCTTGCACGCAATCTGAATGATCAGGAATTGCTGCGGAACGAACCGGACCGGATCGCGCTCGCGGCTGAAGAACTATTGCGCGCCTATTCAACCGTTCAGATGATCCGCGTGGCAACAAAGGATATTGACTTTGAAGGCGCGCCGATTCGTAAGGGAGACTATGTTTCCTGCGCAACGATGATTTCCAATCGTGACCCCGCAGAATTTGCGTGCCCTAATACCATCGATCTGGCGCGACAGGACAACCACCACACCGCCTTTGGCTATGGTCCTCATCTTTGCCTCGGAGCACATCTGGCCCGGCGAGAGATTGTCATTGGGCTCGACGAATTTCTGGCACGCATCCCCACTTTCCGAATAAAGGACGGGACGGCGCCGATCACCCATGGCGGCCACGTATTTGGGATTCAAGACCTGAATCTGGCCTGGGGTTGA
- a CDS encoding nitrogen fixation protein NifQ gives MSSLAQIRTLSERMTLGVRKADRPGWRRLLQSLGLGPWPPTDLEMDFDQYVLACVLSRALEEIDASEATVTEATGLSRAELRDMLAHSFPATVIHAFALEEVSDPESGVEEELLRCLLLAHARPDDPASGRFAKIIARRSLRQDHLWLELGLWDRAELSRLLATHFPTLAAGNTNNMRWKKYLYRKLCEAEGLSLCTASSCRECKAFEDCFGPEESERLRMYTANLG, from the coding sequence ATGTCAAGTCTGGCTCAGATCCGCACCCTATCGGAGAGAATGACGCTTGGAGTCCGAAAGGCCGATCGGCCTGGCTGGCGACGATTATTGCAATCGCTCGGCCTCGGACCATGGCCGCCTACAGACCTGGAGATGGATTTCGATCAGTACGTGCTTGCCTGTGTCCTCTCGCGTGCGCTGGAGGAGATTGACGCCAGCGAGGCAACTGTCACGGAGGCGACGGGGCTTTCGCGTGCCGAGCTTCGGGACATGCTGGCCCACAGTTTTCCCGCCACTGTTATTCACGCCTTCGCCTTGGAAGAGGTGAGTGACCCCGAATCTGGCGTGGAGGAGGAGCTTCTACGATGTCTGCTGCTCGCGCATGCTCGACCGGACGATCCAGCGAGCGGCCGTTTTGCCAAGATCATAGCCCGGCGTTCGTTGCGTCAAGACCATCTCTGGCTGGAGCTTGGTCTCTGGGACCGCGCTGAACTCAGCCGCTTGCTCGCCACGCATTTCCCCACGCTCGCAGCCGGCAATACCAATAACATGAGATGGAAAAAGTACCTTTATCGAAAGCTCTGTGAAGCTGAGGGCTTGTCCCTATGCACCGCCTCCAGTTGCCGAGAATGCAAGGCATTCGAAGACTGCTTTGGTCCTGAGGAAAGTGAAAGACTTCGCATGTACACGGCCAATTTGGGTTAG
- a CDS encoding sensor histidine kinase, protein MTNSRSLTRRLILGLGGATLLVWISVPTIAALRLSKVVDDLSDDLLKLTAVFMEPALIDEGKVDSDYIRIPGYTPSFEKYWTVRYSVEVNPRPSPGTPALDGFSQTATDRIYTLKMPDGRILRVAEPLDLRRQSIKNGAALVLVPILVLLPFSIAVWWMVIRRSLAPIKVLQQEIGSRDGRNLSPVGVIDLPAELAPIAASVDRLLERLRTALDRERECAANSAHELRTPIAGSLAQMQRLVAELPQGSAKTRARGIEKALSSLGSRVEKLLQLARAESGIGIAVHAIDLVRAVRLEIEDLGKKPQYAGRLILDVDGCPSLMRKVDVDAFAILLRNLIENALTHGLPGTPATVSVRTEGSIAIANAGPVVPLPDLEEITKRFRRGATGAAGSGLGLHIASMVIKRIGGSLELASPARGRDDGFEAIIRIPP, encoded by the coding sequence ATGACGAACTCGCGCAGCTTGACGCGCAGGCTGATACTGGGGCTGGGCGGCGCAACGCTCCTGGTCTGGATTTCCGTCCCTACCATTGCTGCGCTCAGGCTGAGCAAAGTGGTCGATGACCTCTCCGACGACCTGCTGAAGCTAACTGCCGTGTTTATGGAGCCGGCACTAATTGATGAAGGGAAGGTGGACTCCGATTACATTCGTATACCTGGCTATACGCCCAGTTTCGAAAAATACTGGACCGTCCGCTATTCGGTCGAGGTGAACCCTAGGCCGTCCCCTGGTACTCCAGCGCTTGATGGATTTTCGCAAACGGCTACTGACCGCATCTATACACTGAAGATGCCAGACGGCAGGATTCTTCGGGTGGCCGAACCACTCGATCTCCGCCGTCAGTCAATCAAGAACGGCGCAGCTCTTGTCTTGGTCCCGATACTCGTGTTGCTGCCCTTTAGTATAGCCGTCTGGTGGATGGTGATCCGGCGGTCGCTGGCGCCCATCAAAGTACTGCAGCAGGAGATCGGATCGCGCGACGGCCGCAATCTCTCACCCGTGGGCGTCATTGATCTCCCAGCAGAATTGGCCCCCATCGCGGCCTCCGTCGATCGGCTTCTGGAACGTCTGCGGACGGCCCTCGATCGCGAACGCGAGTGCGCCGCAAACAGTGCACATGAACTGCGCACGCCGATCGCAGGTTCGCTCGCTCAGATGCAGAGGCTCGTGGCCGAACTTCCCCAGGGCTCGGCGAAAACGCGCGCGCGCGGCATTGAGAAAGCGCTGTCGAGCCTTGGCTCTCGTGTCGAAAAACTGCTTCAACTCGCGCGGGCCGAATCGGGAATCGGCATCGCAGTCCACGCGATCGATCTTGTCCGAGCGGTTCGGCTAGAAATTGAGGACCTCGGGAAAAAGCCGCAATATGCCGGACGGCTAATCCTTGACGTCGACGGCTGCCCCAGTTTGATGCGCAAAGTAGACGTCGATGCGTTTGCTATCCTGCTTCGTAACCTAATCGAGAATGCGCTCACACATGGACTGCCCGGTACCCCGGCAACAGTTTCCGTCCGAACTGAAGGGTCCATCGCCATTGCAAACGCGGGACCGGTGGTACCGCTCCCCGACCTTGAAGAGATAACGAAGCGATTTAGGCGTGGTGCTACCGGAGCGGCGGGGTCAGGCCTTGGTCTACACATCGCTAGTATGGTGATCAAGCGCATCGGTGGGAGTCTTGAACTTGCGTCGCCTGCCCGTGGTCGCGACGATGGTTTTGAGGCGATTATTCGAATCCCTCCATGA
- a CDS encoding dicarboxylate/amino acid:cation symporter, whose translation MIVEHSAEVCGKTPFYRHLYVQVLAAIAAGILLGHFYPDIGTELKPLGDAFIMLVKMIIAPVIFLTVATGIACMTDLAKVGRVAGKALIYFLTFSTLALVVGLVVVNIVQPGVGMHIDPASLDAKAIATYAEKAHEQSITGFLMHIIPTTLVGAFAEGDILQVLFISVLFGVSLAMVGKKAEPVVDFLQALTLPIFRLVAILMKAAPIGAFGAMAFTIGKYGIASIANLAMLIGTFYLTSFVFVLVVLGAVARYNGFSIVALIRYIKEELLLVLGTSSSEAALPGLMNKMEKAGCKRSVVGLVIPTGYSFNLDGTNIYMTLAALFIAQATDTPLSYGDQILLLLIAMLSSKGAAGITGAGFITLAATLSVVPSVPVAGMALILGIDRFMSECRATTNLIGNAVATVVVAKWEGELDQAQLVLALGGKVAIEVTPKVVKPAE comes from the coding sequence ATGATCGTTGAACATTCCGCGGAGGTCTGCGGCAAGACACCCTTTTATCGTCACCTCTATGTCCAGGTGCTGGCCGCGATCGCCGCGGGTATCCTGCTCGGGCATTTCTATCCGGACATCGGTACCGAGCTGAAACCGCTCGGCGACGCCTTCATCATGCTCGTCAAGATGATTATCGCCCCCGTCATCTTCCTGACGGTTGCGACCGGCATTGCCTGCATGACCGATCTCGCCAAGGTCGGCCGCGTCGCCGGCAAGGCGCTGATCTACTTCCTGACCTTCTCCACTCTCGCGCTTGTCGTCGGCCTCGTTGTCGTGAATATCGTTCAGCCGGGCGTCGGCATGCATATCGACCCGGCCTCGCTCGATGCGAAGGCGATTGCGACCTACGCCGAGAAGGCGCATGAGCAGTCGATCACCGGCTTCCTGATGCACATCATCCCGACGACGCTTGTCGGCGCTTTCGCCGAAGGCGACATCCTGCAGGTGCTGTTCATCTCGGTGCTTTTCGGCGTTTCGCTGGCGATGGTCGGCAAGAAAGCGGAGCCGGTCGTCGATTTCCTGCAGGCGCTGACCCTGCCGATCTTCCGGCTGGTGGCGATCCTGATGAAGGCAGCCCCGATCGGCGCCTTCGGCGCCATGGCCTTCACCATCGGCAAATACGGCATCGCCTCGATCGCCAACCTCGCCATGCTGATCGGCACGTTCTATCTGACGTCGTTCGTCTTCGTCCTCGTCGTGCTCGGTGCGGTGGCGCGCTACAACGGCTTCTCGATCGTGGCGCTCATTCGCTACATCAAGGAGGAGCTGCTGCTCGTCCTTGGAACGTCGTCTTCGGAAGCGGCTCTCCCGGGCCTCATGAACAAGATGGAGAAGGCGGGCTGCAAGCGCTCGGTCGTCGGCCTTGTCATTCCGACCGGCTATTCCTTCAATCTCGACGGCACCAACATCTACATGACGCTTGCGGCACTCTTCATCGCGCAGGCGACCGATACGCCGCTCTCCTACGGCGACCAGATCCTGCTGCTGCTCATCGCCATGCTGAGCTCGAAGGGGGCTGCCGGCATCACCGGCGCGGGCTTCATCACGCTTGCCGCAACGCTCTCGGTCGTTCCCTCCGTGCCGGTCGCCGGCATGGCGCTGATCCTCGGTATCGACCGCTTCATGTCGGAATGCCGGGCGACCACCAACTTGATCGGCAATGCCGTTGCGACCGTCGTGGTGGCTAAGTGGGAAGGAGAGCTTGATCAGGCGCAGCTCGTCCTGGCGCTCGGCGGCAAGGTGGCGATCGAAGTCACTCCGAAGGTCGTCAAGCCGGCCGAGTAA